In the genome of Ignavibacteriales bacterium, one region contains:
- a CDS encoding glycoside hydrolase family 47 protein, translating into MKLFTKTLSLSLILSIFAIISGYAQTENKEFSREQRIKLAEDVKSEFLHAWNGYKQYAWGNDALKPLSNTSHNWYEESLLMTPVDAFDTMVLMGLTEEANETKELIFSKLSFDKNFYVQNFEITIRLLGGLLSAYQLDGDERFLKLAEDLGNRLLPVFNSPTGMPYGSVNLTTGETRWQVSNPAEIGTLMIEFGTLSKFTGNQVFYDKAKKGMVEMYNRRSKIGLVGTQIDVEKGEWTNKESHISGMIDSYYEYLYKCWLLFGDKDFKDMYDVSIAAVNKYLSDTTDTGLWYGTSDMETGERKSTRFGSLDAFFPAVLAISGDLNRAEWLQESCLSMWKLHDIEPEMLNYKTMEVLHPNYYLRPEITESAFYLYQLTGKEKYLSMGKYFWENLKKHCRTESGYAALKSVITKEKNDSMESFFLAETLKYFYLLFHPDKIIDLKEYVFNTEAHPIKVFSE; encoded by the coding sequence ATGAAATTATTTACAAAAACCCTCAGCCTTAGTCTTATCCTCAGCATCTTTGCTATAATCAGTGGTTATGCTCAGACGGAGAACAAAGAATTTTCCCGCGAGCAAAGAATAAAATTAGCTGAAGATGTTAAATCAGAATTTCTACATGCGTGGAATGGTTACAAACAATATGCATGGGGCAATGATGCATTAAAGCCATTGTCAAATACTTCTCACAACTGGTATGAAGAATCCTTGTTGATGACTCCCGTTGATGCTTTTGATACAATGGTACTTATGGGATTAACTGAAGAAGCAAACGAAACTAAAGAACTGATATTCAGTAAGCTTTCATTCGATAAAAATTTTTATGTGCAAAACTTTGAAATAACAATTCGTCTTCTCGGCGGATTACTTTCTGCTTACCAGTTAGATGGTGATGAAAGATTTTTAAAACTCGCTGAAGATCTTGGGAACAGACTGCTTCCTGTTTTTAATTCACCGACAGGAATGCCTTATGGAAGTGTTAATCTCACAACAGGCGAAACACGGTGGCAGGTTAGTAATCCTGCAGAGATTGGAACATTGATGATTGAATTCGGAACGCTGAGTAAGTTCACCGGCAATCAGGTATTTTATGACAAAGCCAAAAAGGGAATGGTGGAAATGTACAACCGCCGTTCAAAAATTGGTTTAGTCGGAACACAAATAGATGTTGAAAAAGGTGAATGGACAAATAAGGAAAGCCACATTAGCGGAATGATTGATTCATACTACGAATACCTTTACAAATGCTGGCTCCTTTTTGGCGACAAAGATTTTAAAGATATGTATGATGTAAGCATTGCAGCAGTTAATAAATATTTATCTGATACTACCGATACAGGATTGTGGTATGGAACAAGTGATATGGAAACAGGTGAAAGAAAATCCACCCGCTTCGGTTCACTTGATGCTTTTTTTCCTGCTGTGCTGGCAATAAGCGGAGATTTGAACAGAGCGGAGTGGCTCCAGGAGTCCTGTTTATCGATGTGGAAGCTGCACGACATAGAACCTGAAATGCTGAATTATAAAACTATGGAAGTTCTTCACCCGAATTATTATTTAAGACCTGAGATAACTGAATCAGCGTTTTATCTTTATCAATTAACAGGGAAAGAAAAATATCTGAGCATGGGAAAATATTTCTGGGAGAATCTAAAAAAACATTGTAGAACTGAAAGCGGTTATGCAGCACTGAAAAGTGTTATAACAAAGGAGAAGAACGATTCAATGGAAAGTTTTTTTCTTGCGGAGACTTTGAAATATTTCTACCTGCTATTTCACCCGGATAAAATTATTGATTTGAAGGAATATGTTTTTAATACTGAGGCGCACCCGATAAAGGTATTTTCAGAATAG
- a CDS encoding DUF2207 domain-containing protein — MKNIIPVLCFLIFVFSVKIFSQDYERIESYHSEIKINTDGSMNVEETIKVYSLGQQIKRGIFRDFPTRYKDDYGNKVIVDFELLETLRDGKTEPNHYENVSNGIRIYLGSENIFLTPRKFYTYTIRYKTSRQLGFFKDHDELYWNVTGNGWAFEIQKATARITLPEGISKDDLKAYAFTGQFGSKGRNYTYKINPDASVEFITKYSLNGYEGLTVVVEFPKGFVKEADTSQKINYFIKDNRSIIIALAGLVILFLYYIFFWFRYGRDPEKQTIIPLYEAPGNITPAAARYLLKMGFDNKCFAALIMNLAVKKHLTIQEDDATYQLIGTGIPAESLSSEEKKVLTSLSLQKKGKSLLLKNVNHSEVKKGINALKSALKTDYEKTYFITNRKYFLIGILISVIVYVATIAFSSEAEIGLFIWLSIWSFGVILLVFTVFKSWVDVFRRGRKKAASIAGAIFITLFSLPFIGGEIFGLVMLSMEGSPFTLLLLALIGTLNVVFYQLLKAPTLLGRSFMDKIEGFKMYLGVAEKDRLNLMHPVDKTPELFEKFLPFAFALGVEQEWSEQFESILSSVREDGRKYSPSFYSGTAWSTFGASGFASSFSGSFSSAVSSSSSAPGSSSGSGGSSGGGGGGGGGGGW, encoded by the coding sequence ATGAAGAACATAATACCCGTTTTGTGCTTTCTCATTTTTGTTTTCTCTGTAAAAATATTCTCTCAGGATTATGAAAGAATTGAATCATATCACAGTGAAATAAAAATAAATACCGACGGTTCAATGAATGTTGAAGAAACTATAAAGGTGTATTCTCTTGGTCAGCAAATTAAAAGAGGAATATTCAGGGATTTTCCCACAAGATATAAAGATGACTACGGTAACAAAGTTATTGTTGATTTTGAATTGCTTGAAACCCTTCGTGACGGGAAAACGGAACCAAACCATTATGAAAATGTTTCGAACGGAATAAGGATTTATCTAGGAAGTGAAAACATATTTCTTACTCCACGTAAATTTTATACTTACACGATAAGGTATAAAACATCTCGGCAGCTTGGTTTCTTTAAGGATCATGATGAACTTTACTGGAATGTTACAGGCAACGGCTGGGCGTTTGAAATTCAAAAAGCAACTGCAAGAATCACACTGCCGGAAGGTATTTCAAAAGATGATCTGAAAGCGTACGCTTTTACAGGACAGTTCGGTTCAAAAGGAAGGAACTATACTTATAAAATAAACCCGGACGCTTCGGTTGAATTCATTACTAAATATTCTCTTAATGGCTACGAAGGTTTAACAGTTGTGGTTGAGTTCCCGAAAGGTTTTGTAAAAGAAGCTGATACTTCACAGAAGATAAATTATTTCATCAAAGATAATCGTTCAATAATTATTGCGCTCGCAGGGTTGGTGATACTTTTTCTATACTATATATTTTTCTGGTTCCGTTATGGAAGAGATCCTGAAAAGCAGACAATCATTCCGCTGTATGAAGCACCTGGAAACATTACTCCTGCTGCTGCCAGGTATTTATTAAAGATGGGATTTGATAATAAATGTTTCGCTGCGTTGATAATGAATCTCGCTGTAAAAAAACATCTCACAATCCAGGAAGATGATGCTACATACCAGTTGATTGGTACCGGAATACCCGCTGAATCTCTTTCATCAGAAGAAAAAAAAGTTTTAACCTCTTTGTCACTACAGAAAAAAGGAAAATCACTTCTGCTGAAAAATGTAAATCATAGTGAGGTGAAGAAAGGGATTAATGCCCTGAAATCAGCACTAAAGACTGATTATGAAAAAACATATTTCATTACTAACAGAAAATATTTCCTCATTGGGATTCTGATATCTGTAATAGTATATGTCGCCACAATTGCATTCTCTTCTGAAGCAGAAATCGGGTTATTCATCTGGCTTTCCATCTGGAGTTTCGGAGTGATACTACTTGTCTTTACAGTTTTCAAATCATGGGTTGATGTATTTCGCAGAGGAAGAAAAAAAGCCGCATCGATTGCCGGTGCTATATTCATAACTTTATTTTCTCTTCCGTTCATCGGCGGCGAAATATTTGGTCTGGTAATGTTAAGTATGGAAGGCTCACCGTTCACACTTCTATTGCTTGCATTGATCGGAACATTGAATGTAGTTTTTTACCAGCTGTTAAAAGCGCCAACTCTTCTCGGCAGATCATTTATGGATAAGATTGAAGGATTCAAAATGTATCTTGGTGTTGCTGAGAAAGACAGGTTAAATCTCATGCATCCTGTTGATAAAACACCTGAGTTGTTTGAAAAATTTTTGCCATTTGCTTTTGCTCTCGGTGTTGAGCAGGAATGGTCGGAACAATTTGAATCTATTTTATCATCTGTACGTGAAGATGGCAGAAAGTATTCACCTTCGTTTTATTCAGGCACCGCGTGGAGTACATTCGGCGCAAGCGGATTTGCTTCATCATTCAGCGGATCATTTTCAAGTGCGGTTTCATCATCCTCATCAGCCCCTGGTTCAAGCTCAGGAAGCGGTGGTTCCTCGGGCGGCGGCGGGGGTGGTGGAGGCGGCGGCGGATGGTGA
- a CDS encoding LemA family protein, translating into MSFVISAIVILVVFWFVIVYNKFVKDKNLIREAWSGIDVQLKRRNDLIPNLVDAVKSYSGYEKSLFEKITELRNKAASQEQIKEKAHTENDLTKSIVNLLIIAEAYPDLKASTNFLDLQKELADTEDQLQYARRYYNGVVRDYNIRVESFPSNIIANVFRYKTDDYFEIELASERMSPQVKI; encoded by the coding sequence TTGTCATTTGTCATATCCGCAATAGTCATATTAGTTGTTTTCTGGTTCGTAATTGTTTATAACAAATTTGTTAAAGATAAAAATCTTATCCGTGAAGCATGGAGCGGGATAGATGTTCAGCTTAAAAGAAGAAATGACCTGATACCCAATCTTGTTGATGCTGTAAAAAGTTATTCAGGGTATGAAAAATCTTTATTCGAAAAAATAACTGAACTACGAAATAAAGCTGCTTCTCAGGAACAGATAAAAGAAAAAGCGCACACCGAGAATGATCTGACCAAATCGATAGTTAATTTATTAATTATCGCCGAAGCATATCCTGATCTTAAAGCCAGTACTAATTTTTTAGATCTTCAAAAAGAACTTGCTGATACTGAAGACCAGCTTCAATACGCACGAAGATATTATAATGGTGTTGTAAGGGATTACAACATAAGGGTTGAGTCATTCCCCAGCAATATTATCGCAAATGTATTCAGGTATAAGACTGATGACTATTTTGAAATTGAATTAGCTTCTGAAAGAATGTCGCCGCAGGTGAAGATATGA
- a CDS encoding M28 family peptidase — MKQTFSIAILIFFVAVLNAQQKQTWYNIIGSAFVDNDSYRVLGRLCDETGGRLMGTPGNLKAMDILAEELQKHDINYKREKIKVPGWVRGDDEVILKSPVEKKLKAIALGYVNPLAAAKSNVVYAQYGFDEDYSGISVNGKIVLVTQENPKGKEALLRYEAIDIAAKHGAIAILFINTKTGAQNLAGTGNFQGDPTPIPAFSLTYEEGKWLQRLLEKNIQVEIEVTSRSYCVEMESANTVVTFPGKSDEKIVVGAHFDSWDLGQGGIDNGIGTAILFDVARLIQNFSKENYYTIELVWFNGEELGLWGSKKYVEMHKDDKIKAMINMDMTGSPTGFNAMGIDELIPFLTELNEKLIGFNLKSGVVNSPWTNSDHMPFMFAGVPTITLQAHLDEEMHKYYHEAGDTFDKVNKKYLSEAAAVITLLTSELANNSKLEINKRTDDEMITLFKKYNLDKRLKKQKEWIYEKD, encoded by the coding sequence ATGAAACAAACTTTTTCAATAGCAATTTTAATTTTCTTTGTCGCAGTATTAAATGCCCAGCAAAAACAAACCTGGTACAACATAATAGGTTCTGCTTTTGTTGATAATGATTCTTACAGAGTTCTTGGAAGATTATGCGATGAAACCGGCGGAAGATTAATGGGTACACCTGGTAATCTAAAAGCGATGGATATTTTGGCAGAAGAACTTCAGAAGCATGATATAAATTATAAACGGGAAAAAATAAAAGTGCCCGGCTGGGTTCGTGGTGATGATGAAGTAATACTTAAATCACCGGTTGAAAAAAAACTGAAAGCAATTGCGCTTGGATATGTTAATCCGCTGGCAGCAGCAAAATCAAATGTTGTATATGCTCAATATGGTTTTGATGAGGACTACTCGGGAATTAGTGTTAATGGGAAAATTGTGTTAGTGACACAGGAAAATCCAAAAGGAAAAGAAGCACTGTTAAGGTATGAAGCAATAGATATAGCCGCTAAACATGGGGCTATAGCGATATTATTCATCAACACAAAAACAGGTGCGCAAAATCTTGCTGGTACAGGAAATTTTCAGGGAGACCCGACACCAATACCTGCATTCAGTCTTACTTATGAAGAAGGGAAGTGGCTACAAAGATTACTTGAAAAAAATATTCAGGTCGAAATAGAAGTGACATCAAGATCATATTGTGTTGAGATGGAATCTGCAAATACAGTTGTTACGTTTCCCGGTAAGTCAGATGAAAAAATTGTTGTCGGTGCGCACTTTGATTCGTGGGACTTGGGTCAGGGAGGAATTGATAACGGCATTGGTACGGCAATTCTTTTTGATGTTGCAAGACTCATTCAAAATTTCAGCAAAGAAAATTATTACACAATCGAATTAGTATGGTTCAACGGCGAAGAACTTGGTCTGTGGGGTTCAAAAAAATATGTTGAGATGCACAAAGATGATAAGATCAAAGCAATGATCAATATGGATATGACCGGTTCTCCCACAGGTTTTAACGCGATGGGTATTGATGAACTTATTCCATTTCTCACTGAACTTAATGAAAAATTAATCGGCTTTAATTTAAAATCCGGTGTTGTCAATTCTCCATGGACGAACAGCGACCACATGCCGTTTATGTTCGCAGGTGTTCCCACCATAACACTCCAGGCACATCTTGATGAAGAGATGCACAAATATTATCATGAAGCAGGTGATACTTTTGATAAAGTGAATAAAAAATATTTGTCAGAAGCTGCGGCTGTTATCACTTTACTTACGTCTGAACTGGCAAATAACAGTAAGCTGGAAATAAATAAACGTACAGATGATGAAATGATAACACTCTTTAAAAAGTATAACCTTGATAAAAGATTAAAGAAACAAAAAGAGTGGATTTACGAAAAAGATTAA
- a CDS encoding diguanylate cyclase, whose product MDETTNWQKNFPGAITVTDKNGIIKFMNEKASIVFKDDGGYSLIGSNIFDCHPEPSKSKLKDLYEKKITNIYTIEKNGIKKLIYQSPVFDGGQFNGYVELSLEIPFDMPHFIRG is encoded by the coding sequence ATGGATGAAACAACTAACTGGCAGAAAAATTTTCCCGGCGCAATTACTGTAACTGACAAAAACGGCATTATCAAATTTATGAATGAAAAAGCATCCATTGTTTTTAAAGATGACGGAGGTTATTCACTAATTGGTTCAAATATTTTTGACTGTCACCCCGAACCTTCCAAAAGCAAACTAAAAGATTTGTATGAGAAGAAAATCACAAACATTTACACAATAGAAAAGAACGGGATTAAAAAACTCATTTACCAATCACCCGTTTTTGACGGTGGTCAATTTAATGGTTATGTGGAGCTGTCATTAGAAATTCCATTTGATATGCCTCACTTCATCAGGGGATGA
- a CDS encoding CotH kinase family protein has protein sequence MFSKYFQLAAIFFCLNYLSVAQDKNNFPDNSTLDFTSSNLPIIVINTGGQTIPDDHKITADMGIIYNGEGVRNNITDPFNNYNGKIGIEIRGSSSQMFPKKQYAVETRDSLGEDLKVSVLGFPEESDWVLYAPYNDKSLVRDVIAYKLVNEMGWYASRTKFCELVLNGDYRGIYVLLEKIKRDANRVDIKKLEPADSTGDELTGGYIIKIDKPDGEGNEGWTSVIPPHNNAWQRIEYQYHYPKPDDMTTVQKNYIKDFIFDFEAAMYSIHFADSLLGYPHFLDVNSYIDYFILNETVKNVDTYRLSAFMYKDRDSRNPKMFMGPVWDYNISMGNGDYYDVAVTSGYMFQTFETDYEFLNEEIWVMPFWWKKLIYHQSFADKVHARWNELKNTVFNTNHVFHYIDSLVTYLNESQIRNYQRWPILGVYVWPNAYVGQTYNDEVNYLKQWLTSRFIWLNQNMIGNPTDVVDVNTIVTDFSLEQNYPNPFNPTTKIKFIVGDAYYASPVHVTLRVYDILGNQITTLVNEEKSPGTYEVEFNTQDHSSAPGGLSGINNLASGIYYYRLQAGSFTETKKMILIK, from the coding sequence ATGTTCTCAAAATATTTTCAGTTAGCAGCAATCTTTTTTTGTCTGAATTATTTATCCGTAGCCCAGGATAAAAATAATTTTCCCGACAATTCAACACTTGATTTCACTTCATCCAACCTTCCAATAATTGTTATCAATACCGGAGGGCAAACTATACCTGATGATCATAAAATCACCGCTGACATGGGGATTATTTACAACGGTGAGGGAGTAAGGAATAATATTACTGATCCATTCAACAATTATAACGGAAAGATCGGAATCGAAATCCGCGGTTCAAGTTCACAGATGTTCCCTAAAAAGCAGTACGCAGTTGAAACAAGGGATTCACTTGGAGAAGATTTAAAAGTTTCTGTTCTGGGTTTTCCTGAAGAAAGCGACTGGGTTTTATATGCGCCTTACAACGATAAGTCGTTAGTTCGTGATGTGATTGCCTACAAACTCGTTAATGAAATGGGATGGTATGCAAGCCGGACAAAGTTTTGTGAACTTGTATTAAACGGTGATTACCGTGGGATTTATGTTCTGCTCGAAAAAATTAAACGTGATGCAAATCGGGTTGATATTAAAAAACTTGAACCCGCCGATTCAACGGGTGATGAACTTACAGGCGGTTATATAATTAAAATTGATAAACCCGATGGTGAGGGCAATGAAGGATGGACATCAGTTATACCCCCTCATAATAATGCCTGGCAAAGAATTGAATATCAGTACCATTATCCCAAACCTGATGATATGACTACTGTTCAAAAAAATTATATAAAAGATTTTATCTTCGATTTTGAAGCTGCAATGTACAGCATACATTTTGCTGATTCACTGCTTGGGTATCCTCATTTTCTCGATGTTAATTCTTATATCGATTATTTCATTCTGAATGAAACAGTTAAGAATGTTGACACGTACCGTCTGAGTGCTTTTATGTACAAGGATCGCGACAGCAGGAATCCCAAAATGTTTATGGGCCCGGTTTGGGATTATAATATTTCAATGGGCAACGGTGATTACTATGATGTTGCTGTTACTTCCGGTTATATGTTTCAAACATTTGAAACTGATTATGAATTCCTGAATGAAGAAATATGGGTAATGCCTTTCTGGTGGAAGAAATTAATTTATCATCAGTCGTTCGCTGATAAGGTACATGCAAGATGGAATGAATTAAAAAACACTGTCTTCAACACAAATCATGTTTTTCATTACATTGATTCTCTTGTTACATACCTTAATGAATCACAAATAAGAAACTATCAGCGCTGGCCTATACTTGGTGTATACGTCTGGCCAAATGCGTACGTAGGTCAGACTTATAATGATGAAGTTAATTACCTGAAACAATGGTTAACCAGCCGATTCATCTGGCTGAATCAAAATATGATAGGGAATCCTACAGATGTTGTTGACGTAAATACGATTGTGACAGATTTCAGTTTAGAACAGAATTATCCAAACCCGTTCAACCCGACCACTAAAATAAAATTTATTGTAGGGGACGCATATTATGCGTCCCCTGTGCACGTAACATTACGTGTATATGATATTCTAGGAAATCAAATCACGACTTTAGTTAATGAAGAAAAATCTCCCGGCACTTATGAAGTTGAATTTAATACACAAGACCATTCCTCCGCCCCGGGCGGATTATCCGGTATCAATAATCTGGCATCAGGCATCTATTACTATAGATTGCAAGCCGGCTCATTTACTGAAACAAAGAAAATGATTCTCATTAAATGA
- a CDS encoding CotH kinase family protein, with protein MKKIFVLLSALFILTFDLFPQSVFINEVMSSNASTIADEDGDYPDWFEIYNNQSTPVDLNGYGISDDAGVPFKWIMPQVVIPPYEHLMIFASDKDRTEQVRHWETVVNWGDVWKYRLGVSEPPVEWKNPGYNDQSWSSGPSGFGYSDGDDSTVLPAVNSFYLRKIFNVQDISTIVAAVLHVDYDDAFVAYLNGIEIARANIGETGIPPAYSASADSATEAVIYQGGNPPAFSVQNVLSFLQQGENVLAIQVHNYGTSSSDLSCIPFFTLGMNTTPPNPNGTHPLLILPEKHLHTNFKLNADGDFLVLTNSSGITADTLQFGVIPTDISLGRKPDGSSTFVMFADPTPGDSNTTAGYNGVSSSPVFSQAAGFYASPVSVTLTPGVQGESIYYTLDGSMPDENSTLYLNPIQITSTKVLRATEIGSGLLPGNTITNTYFINVPSDLTVVSLSTNPEHFFDEEFGIYTLGDSAEPDFPYFGANFWKDWEKPIHVELFETNGSLAFSIDAGVKIFGGWSRGHAQKSLAIFARNEYGPGSIDYQFFPELPITEFESFVLRNSGNDWQSTMFRDGLITGLVDNLGIDKQAFRPAIVFINGQYWGIHNIREKVNEDFLASHHGVDPDSVDILEYGGDIVEGDNEHYIALLEYLESNSPSIQQNYEYVKTQMDVENYIKYMATQIYAANKDWPGSNIKFWRPRTANGKWRWIMFDTDFGFGLYDQTAYSFNMLTFATATNGPSWPNPPWSTFLFRKLLENTGFKNDFINCFSDLSNTVFKATVVVDKINTMKSAIESEIPRHHSRWNEMGDWSSEVQRMITFANNRLSYSRLHFTQNFNAGSVNLLSLSGVDTSMGKVRINSIETNSPVWTGYYFANVPVKVIAKPKPGFRFVRWEGSVSSISDTLSISVTEWVSLTPVFELNTASLPDIVINEINYNSSVAFNTEDWIELYNNTDSTVNLSNWIFKDEEDIHNFVIPSGTVLNAGEYFVLVYDTALFKPLFPNVTNYIGNIGFGLSGGGEKLRLLDNNLNLIDSLTYDDQEPWPAQADGDGPTLSLRNPSLDNSLPGSWDASVGHGTPGAVNDNFTSVEDENEIIPPEFSLEQNYPNPFNPATRIRYAVADAYYASPVPVTLRVYDILGNEIAVLVNEEQSPGVYEVVFDTAEFGLSSGVYFYQFKAGNFSATKKLLLLK; from the coding sequence ATGAAAAAAATATTTGTACTGCTGTCTGCTTTATTCATTTTAACTTTTGATCTGTTTCCTCAATCCGTTTTTATTAATGAAGTAATGTCATCCAATGCTTCCACAATTGCTGATGAAGACGGTGACTATCCTGACTGGTTTGAAATTTATAATAATCAGAGTACTCCGGTTGATTTAAATGGTTACGGAATTTCGGATGATGCAGGCGTTCCGTTTAAATGGATAATGCCTCAGGTTGTTATTCCTCCATACGAGCACCTGATGATATTCGCCAGCGATAAGGACAGAACTGAACAGGTAAGACACTGGGAAACTGTAGTCAACTGGGGAGATGTATGGAAATACAGGCTCGGCGTAAGTGAACCTCCGGTTGAATGGAAAAATCCCGGTTACAATGATCAGTCGTGGTCTTCCGGTCCAAGTGGTTTCGGTTATTCAGATGGTGACGACTCAACAGTGCTTCCTGCGGTAAACAGTTTCTACTTAAGAAAGATTTTTAATGTTCAGGATATTTCAACAATCGTTGCAGCAGTTTTGCATGTTGATTATGATGATGCATTCGTCGCTTACCTGAACGGAATTGAAATTGCCAGAGCTAATATTGGTGAAACAGGTATTCCTCCAGCATATAGCGCGTCAGCAGACTCTGCGACGGAAGCAGTAATTTATCAGGGCGGAAATCCTCCGGCATTTTCTGTACAGAATGTTCTGTCATTCCTGCAGCAAGGTGAAAATGTGCTTGCTATACAAGTACATAATTATGGAACCTCATCATCCGACTTATCCTGTATTCCATTTTTTACTTTAGGAATGAATACTACTCCGCCAAACCCAAATGGTACTCATCCGTTACTTATTTTACCTGAAAAGCATCTCCACACAAATTTTAAATTGAACGCTGATGGAGATTTTCTGGTTCTTACAAATTCATCTGGAATAACTGCAGATACACTTCAGTTCGGTGTTATACCGACAGATATTTCTTTAGGAAGAAAACCTGACGGCAGTTCAACGTTTGTTATGTTTGCAGATCCAACACCTGGTGACAGCAATACAACAGCCGGATACAACGGAGTTTCTTCATCCCCGGTATTTTCCCAGGCTGCAGGATTTTATGCTTCGCCTGTTTCCGTAACACTTACTCCGGGAGTTCAGGGTGAATCTATTTATTACACACTCGACGGAAGTATGCCGGATGAAAATTCCACTCTATATTTAAATCCGATTCAGATCACTTCAACAAAAGTTTTAAGAGCCACAGAAATAGGCAGCGGTTTACTGCCCGGTAACACGATTACAAACACATACTTTATTAATGTTCCGTCCGATCTAACTGTAGTTTCACTTTCAACTAACCCGGAACATTTTTTTGATGAAGAGTTTGGAATCTACACTTTGGGTGACAGCGCTGAACCTGATTTCCCTTACTTCGGAGCTAATTTCTGGAAGGATTGGGAAAAACCAATTCATGTTGAGTTGTTTGAAACTAACGGAAGCCTTGCGTTCAGCATTGATGCCGGAGTTAAAATCTTTGGCGGATGGAGCAGGGGACATGCTCAAAAATCGTTAGCAATTTTTGCACGAAATGAATACGGTCCGGGCTCTATTGACTATCAGTTTTTTCCTGAACTACCGATAACTGAGTTTGAATCATTTGTTCTTCGCAACTCGGGGAATGACTGGCAATCCACAATGTTCAGAGATGGATTAATAACAGGTCTCGTTGACAATTTAGGTATAGACAAACAGGCATTCCGTCCTGCTATAGTTTTTATCAATGGTCAATACTGGGGCATTCATAATATCCGCGAAAAAGTAAATGAAGATTTTCTTGCATCACATCATGGTGTTGATCCCGACAGCGTTGATATACTAGAGTACGGCGGTGATATTGTCGAAGGTGACAATGAACATTATATCGCATTACTGGAATATCTTGAAAGCAACAGTCCTTCAATACAACAGAACTATGAGTATGTAAAAACTCAGATGGATGTAGAGAACTATATCAAATATATGGCGACACAGATTTACGCCGCGAATAAAGACTGGCCCGGCAGCAACATTAAATTCTGGCGACCTAGAACTGCAAATGGAAAATGGCGATGGATAATGTTCGATACAGATTTTGGTTTCGGGCTGTATGATCAGACAGCGTATAGTTTCAATATGTTGACCTTTGCTACGGCGACAAACGGACCTAGCTGGCCCAATCCTCCATGGTCTACATTTCTTTTTAGAAAATTACTTGAGAATACCGGTTTCAAAAATGATTTTATTAATTGCTTCAGCGATTTATCAAATACGGTATTCAAAGCAACTGTAGTTGTTGATAAAATAAATACAATGAAGTCTGCTATAGAATCTGAAATACCAAGACATCACAGCCGCTGGAATGAGATGGGAGATTGGTCTTCTGAAGTTCAACGTATGATCACATTTGCAAACAACCGGCTTTCATATTCAAGGTTACACTTTACTCAAAATTTCAATGCGGGTTCTGTTAATCTGTTAAGCCTGTCGGGAGTTGATACTTCTATGGGCAAGGTAAGAATTAATTCAATTGAAACTAATTCGCCAGTCTGGACCGGATATTACTTTGCAAATGTACCAGTTAAAGTAATCGCCAAACCGAAACCGGGATTCCGTTTTGTTCGATGGGAAGGAAGTGTGAGTTCAATAAGCGATACACTTAGTATTTCTGTTACTGAATGGGTCTCGCTGACACCGGTATTTGAATTGAATACTGCATCGTTACCTGATATCGTGATTAATGAAATAAACTATAATTCATCTGTTGCTTTCAATACCGAAGACTGGATAGAACTTTATAACAATACAGATTCAACAGTTAATCTTTCCAACTGGATATTTAAAGATGAAGAAGACATACACAACTTTGTTATACCATCGGGGACGGTGTTAAATGCCGGTGAATATTTTGTGTTGGTTTATGACACTGCTTTATTCAAACCGCTTTTCCCGAATGTAACAAACTACATCGGCAATATTGGATTCGGATTAAGCGGAGGCGGAGAAAAATTAAGACTGTTGGATAATAATTTAAACCTTATTGATTCTCTAACTTATGATGATCAGGAACCGTGGCCTGCACAGGCAGACGGTGACGGTCCTACACTCTCTCTAAGAAATCCTTCTCTCGATAATTCATTACCCGGAAGCTGGGATGCATCTGTCGGTCACGGCACGCCCGGTGCTGTTAATGATAATTTCACTTCAGTTGAAGATGAAAATGAAATTATACCTCCGGAGTTTTCACTTGAGCAGAATTACCCGAATCCATTTAACCCAGCGACACGAATCCGCTATGCTGTAGCGGACGCATATTATGCGTCCCCCGTGCCTGTGACCTTACGTGTGTATGATATTCTGGGTAATGAAATCGCGGTGTTAGTTAACGAAGAACAATCACCCGGAGTTTATGAAGTAGTTTTTGACACAGCGGAATTTGGTCTTTCGAGTGGAGTTTATTTTTATCAGTTTAAAGCAGGAAACTTTTCAGCGACTAAAAAACTTCTTCTGCTGAAATAA